The sequence GAGTCTGAGAAGGCGATCCATTCATCCGGAGAGGGTTGGCGATAGCCCTTCAAGAAAGCCTGCTTTAACTCCTCCAGGGTGCACAGATGACGTCCTGAGGAAGATAAATAAATGTAGAACTTCTGAAGACGAGCAAAGTaacactgttcgaaacgtcgaggtcacaccggctcttttcggagccaacactccatcaacagagatttacacattgttgtacatagtcttggtccaagacgtCACTGTCTCATACTTACTTGTTACGTAAACGTAATAACTCGACAGAATTGACATCTGTTGGAAATCGAACCAAGAATGCACTTGCGCAAAATTAGCGAGAGacacggcgcgctgcccatggtagcgaggctgggaaATAATCCATGCGAAGGTCTTGGGACGACCAAGACTACGTTGTACCCCGATACAAGCTTACTATTCAATAGTATCTTCTCAtgtatccacaccatgcaaagcgtCAAACAATACTTACGTCTTGATGAGTTGATAGAGCAGGACACCGTGGGTTCATCGCTCTCTGAGGTCCCACTACTTAAGCTGTCACTCTCTGCCAGAATGACCGGACCCAGATCTCGATAAAGCAGCTCACCATCTGAGGTGTACTGGACTTGACTCTCGTGCATTGCGTACCAGTAGTCTGTGTCTCTAACCACAATAGCGTTGAAGTTGCTGAAGTTTGAATTATATTGAAGCTCCCAGAGGTAGCAAAGGTGTTGCGTGGAACGTTGACACTCGGATGAGGCAGAGGTGATTGTCTGGTGGAGACAGTCAGTCAGACTTGGATCTTTTTTAAggataaaaaagaaaagaaaaaaaaacgacctTACAAAGAGTGACATGCAAACACCACTGACAGGGATATGCTGTTTCGCATTGTGTCTTCAACCAAACTTGGAAAGAAAACTTTTATGAAAGGTGTAAAGTACCAGATGAGCCAAAACATTATAAGGTGCGATAGATACCAAAACCTGACAACCTGACTAGACTATGAGTGACATGCAAACACCACTGACGGGGAAATGCTGTTACGCATTGTGTCTTCAACTAAAATatgaaaagaaaactttcaAGAAAGGTTAAAAGTACCAGATGAGCCAAAACATCATAATGTGCGTTTTTCAGGATACCACAAAACACGAAATTGCTATGACAGAGTAACGAACAAGCACACATGTCATGAATAACCGATTGCTTTGTGTCTTCAAACAAACTTTGAAATAAAACTATGAGGATAGGTTAAAAGTAACATGAGCCAAAACATCATAATCTGCGTTCTGTTTTTTACTGCATCGTGTATTGTAATTATGAAGTTATTGTGGAATATTCGAATTCTGTTCCAACCACTCTCTTGGATCATACATTTTCAACTTGATTTTACCAAGTGAAATAAAGAATTGTGTACCCATCGGAAACCGCCGTTTTTGtcaacatatttttgtttatcatgCAAACTTTTAGATAGAGATTACGATACAGAGATatttgtatacaaatattggatgCGTAAAGAAGCATCATGGGGTGAAATCTGGGGACTGTTCCTCTTTAcaaatttttgtacaaaatataatgcattttgaattgttttatgAGGAACTATTGTcatttgttaaatattattattggttgtTTTAGTATTATGGTCTTACCTTGGGTTGTTAAATGTTGCTGTAGCAACTCGATGAAACTTGGCTGCATGGACGAACATAGGAGAAAACGccagaaattaaaaaaaggaaccAGTCAGAACAACGtttattttaaacttgttgTCCCATGGAAAAATGTCTGTATAAAATTTACTTTGGGGATGAACAATTTGACTagaatgggattcgaaccatcgACCTCCGGATtgacgtgccggcgctctaccaactgagctatctagccctatataattatattggcggtgtccctattttgtcaatatgttTGTTCGGGTGCCAGTTATAAGCCATACAACTGTAAACtaccgtgtagccagggatcacacccaatttGATGCATATTGAGTTTTCCCTCTGCTCCCATACCAGATGTAACATTCTCACTGcctttgtcaaaataaaataggcctccaactattttgtttttcattcaaaAATGTCACCATTTGGATAAGttcattctccagaagacggtcCGGCAGACGGTCAGAGCAAGCTGGCCGAAACATCGTATAAAATACGACTCTTTTCAGGGCCACCACAATGTGCTTACTCACTGAAGAGATTTGACATGATcatcgcaaaccttactatagtATTTTCCACTTAGCTTTCAATCTTATAGTTCATTCCCCACAAATCATCTTACCTTCTCCGGGCCGTAGTAGCTGGTGCCAGTCACTGTAGTCAAAGTCAAGGGGAACCGAGACGCCGAAGCCCCGTTGAGCTGACACAGCTCACCACGGTCCGAGTACTGGACGGAGAAACAGTCGAGGTCGGCCAGGCACGCCGCGCAGCACTGCAACTTGGACCGTGCCCCGGTGAGATTCCGGTACTGCTGGCCGGCCAGGGATTGGTTGTGTACTCGGTGAAAGAACTGGCTTTGATGACCAGGGTTGTAACCAGTGTCCTGACAAAACTTAGCTGCATGTGTGGGCAAACAGCAAGCCACCATAAAGAGAAGGAAGATTGTTATTGACATCTTTATCACGCAAGAAAAGGCGTGCTGATGATACATTTCATCAAGATGATATTAAGATTATGAATCGAAGCGAATTGAGTCTGTTTATATCACTGCCTTTTTTTGTTGCGATATATTTCTATGGCAACTGGCATTtataattaataacaatttataTCACGTAAGAAAAACAGTGCTGATGAGTTCCACCAAAAGACAACGCCAAGTtaatggcccttttcgaaaccacggcttcggcattggattcggctcaggctagctatGGTCCCGCGGTTTGTTTTGTATACGGGACTTCAGACGCAAGGAAGGAGCTtcaagccaaatccaaagcaaaagccgtgatttcgaaaagggcataTGAACCCACACGTACAAACCGAGTCACCTACACTTTGTTATGTATTTCTATGGCAACTGATATTTATAATTAATACcaaattgattttgttattttggatTGAGCGAAGGCACTTTTGACTCACATCAATAATGCAAATTCCAAACTGAGAGATGTTTTCAAATGAACGTGACACGATATTAACTGTCTTGAGGAATATTCTCGTATAAGATGATGCCATGAATGAACAAACAAGTCTaccaacaaaattaatcatgtataaaataaataaattatataacTATATAAAATTAATTG comes from Asterias amurensis chromosome 3, ASM3211899v1 and encodes:
- the LOC139934533 gene encoding uncharacterized protein, which codes for MSITIFLLFMVACCLPTHAAKFCQDTGYNPGHQSQFFHRVHNQSLAGQQYRNLTGARSKLQCCAACLADLDCFSVQYSDRGELCQLNGASASRFPLTLTTVTGTSYYGPEKPSFIELLQQHLTTQDPSLTDCLHQTITSASSECQRSTQHLCYLWELQYNSNFSNFNAIVVRDTDYWYAMHESQVQYTSDGELLYRDLGPVILAESDSLSSGTSESDEPTVSCSINSSRRRHLCTLEELKQAFLKGYRQPSPDEWIAFSDSSRYAQLFPDGCGNHTGTECYADVVANIPRTNSSDKMYCCLGAGEIVAPGICCPKVLIPFLTEGAYFDVDRDEMADDCSQTLNAHLCTLAELKDAYLHGYRQPVGIQWLFFATAWRDARLYKSGCGEYIGDECYEGVVANTPRPTTDQNQAFCCPSLD